In Caloranaerobacter sp. TR13, the genomic stretch TGTACAAAAACCTCAACAGGTTTCATCTGATGAAAATTTAGAAAAACGACCGATAAATAGTGGGGAAGTGGGCGTTGAAGTACCTTCTACTGATGAACAAAGAAAAATAAGTGAAGAAGAACTAATACATGCAATAGAGGAAGCAAATAAAAGTGTTAAGATATATGATAGAAGATTAGAGTTTTCAATCCATGAAAAAACTAAAGAAATAATGGTAAAGGTTATTGATACAAATACTGATGAAGTAATACGAGAAATACCTCCAGAAAAGATATTAGATATGGTTGCAAAGCTATGGGAAATGGCTGGTATATTAGTGGATGAGAAAGTATAAACAAAACTATTTATGGTTTTGAATTTTAAATTGTAAATGCTAAATGTTAAATATTTAGGAAATTAGGATTATTTTTACTAAAGTTGAGCTTATTTATAATCCATGATTTATTTAAATCAAAGATTTTGTTCAAATTCAAAATTTAAAATTTAGAATTCTCCTGAAAGGAGTTTCGGGGTGGTGTTAAAATGAATAATCTTAGAATTGGTGGTTTAGCTTCCGGCATGGATATAGATCAGATAGTAAGCGACCTTATGAAAGCAGAAAGAACAAAGGTAGATAAATTAGAACAGGACAAGCAGTTAATTGAATGGAAACAAGAAGCGTATCAAGAAATAAATTTAGACTTTGCAAACTTTATTTTGGATACTAAAAAAGAGTTTGGATTAACTACTACAACATCTACTGGAACATTAGTAAACAAATCAGTTAGTAGTTTAGATTGGGTAAAAAGCGCAACATCTTCAAATGAAAGTATAGCTACAGTTAGCGCAATTTCAAGTGCAGTTAGAGGTACCTATAATATAACTGTAGATAGATTAGCAGAAAACTTCTCTGCAGCAAGTAGTAGCAATATATCAACTGGTGACACATCAAACATAGCTAGTCAATTTGGTTTAGCCGCAGGTGATACAATAGAATTTACTATTACAACTAATACAGGGCAAAAGACATTTACATATACTAATTTGGATACAGTATCTTTAAGCGATATTGTTAGCGATATTAACAGTGCTAATTTAGGTGTAACAGCAGTTTATGACAGTACAATTGATAGATTTTTCTTACAGACTGATAACACTGGCTCATCTAATTGGGTTAAAATAACAGATACAAGCATCGATTCAGGAGGAGGAAACATAGATTTTATAACAGGTGCAGGAAGTTTACTTAAATTAACTTATGATAATGCTGGTACTCCAACAACCCTATCAGATGGTACAACATATTCAGGTGTAGATGCTCAAATTGACTTTGGTCAAGCACAAAATATTATAATGAGTTCAAACCAATTTACGATAAATGGAATAAGCTTTAATTTAAAATCTACTGGTAGTTTTACAGTTCAGGTAGCTACTGATGTAGATGCAGTATATGATAAAATAAAAACTTTTGTTGAAAAATATAATGAAATTGTAGATAAAGTTAGTACTAAGCTTAATGAGAAAAAATATAGAGACTATTTACCACTAACTAAAGATCAAAAAGAAGAATTGTCTGAAAAGGAAATAGAGCTTTGGGAAGAAAAGGCTAAAAGTGGACTTTTAAGAAATGATTCTATATTGTCAAGAACTATGTATAGTATTAGAAGTGGAATGTATGAACAAGTTTCTGGAGTGACAGGTTCTTATGACCAGCTTACAGAAATAGGTATAACAACTGAAAGTTATGTATCTGGTTCTGTAGGTGGTAAATTGGTAATTGATGAAGCTAAGCTTAAGGAAGCAATACAAAATGATGTTGATGGTGTTTTAGAATTATTATTTAAAGAACCAAGCGATACTTTAGCAAGCAAATCGGAAAGTGACATGACAGCAGCAGAAATTCAACAAAAGAGAAGTGAAAGTGGTCTTATAAATAGGCTTTATGATAATATGATTGCTGGGATGAAAGAAATAATCAATAAATCAGGACCTGGAGATGATTCCGAAACTTTCAGGAATGTAAAATCTAATATATTAATTGATTTCATTACTCAATATAGTGGTATAAGTATGTTAGACAAAGATATTATTGATATTAATGAAAGAATTGATGACATGTATGATTATTTAGATAGTGTTGAGGACAGATATTGGAGACAATTTACTCAAATGGAGAAGGCAATTTCACAAATGAATCAGCAGAGTGCGTGGCTGATGTCACAACTAGGTGGAGGAATGTAGGCATAAAGAATGCAAAACATTCTTTATGAATTTTAAATTTAAAATGTAAAATTGAAAATAAAAATATAAGAATGAGGAAATAACGAAATGAATAACGTATAGTAGCTTCGAATTTATTCGAAGCTTAGAATTATATATAAAGTATATATAGTAACGCAAAGAATTTATGGAAGGATGAAAAAGTATGGCAATAAAAAATCCATATGCACAGTATCAGCAAAATTCGATAATGACAGCAACTCCTGAAGAATTAACTTTAATGCTATATAATGGAGCTATAAAATTTATAAAGCAAGGCAAAATATTTATAGAGCAAAATGATATACAGAATGCTCATAATTCTATAATTAGAGCTCAAGATATAATTAGTGAATTAAATATTACTTTAAATATGGATTATGAGATATCTAAAAATTTAAGAAGTTTGTATACATTTATTTTAGACAAGCTAATGGAAGCTAATATAAAAAAGGATTCAAAAATATTAGAAGAGATATTACCTATTGTGGAAGATTTAAGAGATACCTGGAAAGAGGCTATGAAATTAGCTAGACAAAGCAAAAGGGCTATTAAATAGTTGGGAGCTGATAAAGTGTCAGATGATCTGATAAAAGAACTTATTGATTTTAGTGAAATAAAGCTATCTTTAGTTAAAGAGATATTAGAAATTACTAAAAAGCAGTCAGAGTGTATAAAAAATAACGATATCAAAAGGCTCCAGGTTTATATTGATATAAAACAAAATAAAATAGAAGAAATAAACAAGATAGATAGTGCTTTTGTAGAAAAGTATGAAGAATTTAAAATGATAAATAAAATAGATTCTATTGAAACGATTGATGTTGAAGAATATCCTAACTTAAAGCGTCTTAAAGAAACAATAAATAAGATTTTATTAATATTAAAAGAAGTGCAAGTAATAGAAACTGATAATAATGAGAAAATTAAAAATGAATTTGATAGTGTTAAACTTAAACTGAAAAATGTTAAACAAGGTAAAAAGATTGTAAAAGGATACGACAATGCTTATAAAATTAGAAATATGAATAGTTCGATATTTATTAATATAAGGAAATAGAAACTTGTAGCCCACATTTAAATGTGGGTTTTGAATTTTTTTAAATATTTTTTTTTTGAATATTTGTAGCTCACATTTAAATGTGAGCTACTCGATTTCTTTTCCCTGATCTCTGTCCCCTGTCCTCTGTTCCCTGTTTTTTATTCTAGTACCCAGTACCAAGTACTCATAAACTCCACATATTGTATATAAAGAAAATGTAACTACTAGCAAAAAAATAAATATAATTGTTAAAAAATTTCATATTATGTCTAAAATCAGATAAAAAAGGAAAAATTTTTTTATCCACTACATATACACATAGTTTTCCACAATAAAATATGTACAAATATACTTTTTCCACAGACTTATCAACATTATCCACAGAACGACACGCATTTTATCCACATATTATTAATAATTTTATTGTGGATAAGTTGTATTAATATTTATGCAACCAGCTGTATATCGAAAAATAATGTATATATCTGTATTAATAAATAAAAAAACATAATTATTTGTTTGTTTTTTGAGTAAATGTAGAAATGATTTGAAAATTTTAAAAAGAAAATAGAAAAATTTTTCTTTTTAAAATTTATTGTTAGTTACTCTGTATATGTGGGTATCATAAGAATATAAAGTCTTAAATAAAAATATATTAAATAAAATATATTAAAGAAAATATTTTTGGGGGGATTAAATTAAAAACAATTACAAAATTAAAGTCTTTTTGACGAAAGACAAAAATTAATTATCAAAGAACTTGAAGTAGTATTTAATCTTTTAATAACTTATATAAATTGAAAGGGGTTGGAAATACATGAAAATCATAGTAAGTGGAAAAAATATAGAGGTTACAAGTGCCCTAAAGGATGTAGTAGTAAAGAAGATGGAAAAGTTAGATAAGTATTTTCATAAAGATGTTGAGGCACATGTTACAATGAATGTTGAGAAAAACAGACAGATAATAGAAGTGACTATACCTTTTGCGGGTGGTATCATTAGAGCTGAGGAATCAAATGGTGATATGTACACTTCAATTGATAAAGTGATAGATATTTTAGAAAGACAAATAAGAAAGCATAAAACTAAATTACAAAAAAGAAATCATAGTGGAGCAACAATAAGATTTGAAAATATAATA encodes the following:
- a CDS encoding flagellar protein FlaG, with protein sequence MRINSVVSTTPVQKPQQVSSDENLEKRPINSGEVGVEVPSTDEQRKISEEELIHAIEEANKSVKIYDRRLEFSIHEKTKEIMVKVIDTNTDEVIREIPPEKILDMVAKLWEMAGILVDEKV
- the fliD gene encoding flagellar filament capping protein FliD, giving the protein MNNLRIGGLASGMDIDQIVSDLMKAERTKVDKLEQDKQLIEWKQEAYQEINLDFANFILDTKKEFGLTTTTSTGTLVNKSVSSLDWVKSATSSNESIATVSAISSAVRGTYNITVDRLAENFSAASSSNISTGDTSNIASQFGLAAGDTIEFTITTNTGQKTFTYTNLDTVSLSDIVSDINSANLGVTAVYDSTIDRFFLQTDNTGSSNWVKITDTSIDSGGGNIDFITGAGSLLKLTYDNAGTPTTLSDGTTYSGVDAQIDFGQAQNIIMSSNQFTINGISFNLKSTGSFTVQVATDVDAVYDKIKTFVEKYNEIVDKVSTKLNEKKYRDYLPLTKDQKEELSEKEIELWEEKAKSGLLRNDSILSRTMYSIRSGMYEQVSGVTGSYDQLTEIGITTESYVSGSVGGKLVIDEAKLKEAIQNDVDGVLELLFKEPSDTLASKSESDMTAAEIQQKRSESGLINRLYDNMIAGMKEIINKSGPGDDSETFRNVKSNILIDFITQYSGISMLDKDIIDINERIDDMYDYLDSVEDRYWRQFTQMEKAISQMNQQSAWLMSQLGGGM
- a CDS encoding flagellar protein FlgN, with protein sequence MSDDLIKELIDFSEIKLSLVKEILEITKKQSECIKNNDIKRLQVYIDIKQNKIEEINKIDSAFVEKYEEFKMINKIDSIETIDVEEYPNLKRLKETINKILLILKEVQVIETDNNEKIKNEFDSVKLKLKNVKQGKKIVKGYDNAYKIRNMNSSIFINIRK
- the fliS gene encoding flagellar export chaperone FliS, giving the protein MAIKNPYAQYQQNSIMTATPEELTLMLYNGAIKFIKQGKIFIEQNDIQNAHNSIIRAQDIISELNITLNMDYEISKNLRSLYTFILDKLMEANIKKDSKILEEILPIVEDLRDTWKEAMKLARQSKRAIK
- the hpf gene encoding ribosome hibernation-promoting factor, HPF/YfiA family, coding for MKIIVSGKNIEVTSALKDVVVKKMEKLDKYFHKDVEAHVTMNVEKNRQIIEVTIPFAGGIIRAEESNGDMYTSIDKVIDILERQIRKHKTKLQKRNHSGATIRFENIIPLEENGNDEPKIVKTKRFAIKPMDTEEAVLQMELLGHNFFVFRNAVTDDVNVVYKRKDGNYGLIEPEI